The following are encoded in a window of Salmo salar unplaced genomic scaffold, Ssal_v3.1, whole genome shotgun sequence genomic DNA:
- the LOC123724031 gene encoding UDP-glucose 6-dehydrogenase, giving the protein MFQINRICCIGAGYVGGPTCSVIAHMCPEIHVTVVDVNESRINAWNSDTLPIYEPGLKEVVESCRGKNLFFSTDIDSAIRDADLVFISVNTPTKTYGMGKGRAADLKYIEACARRIVEVSDGYKIVTEKSTVPVRAAESIRRIFDSNTKPNLNLQVLSNPEFLAEGTAVRDLKEPDRVLIGGDETAEGQRAIRALCDVYERWVPKTRIITTNTWSSELSKLAANAFLAQRISSINSISALCESTGADVEEVALAIGMDQRIGSKFLKASVGFGGSCFQKDVLNLVYLCEALNLPEVASYWQQVIDMNEYQRRRFACRIIDCLFNTVTGKKIALLGFSFKKDTGDTRESSSIYISKYLMDEGAKLHIYDPKVLKEQIILDLSQPHISEDPHRVSELVTISVDPYQACHGAHALVICTEWDTFKELDYERIYDHMLKPAFLFDGRRLLDQLHPSLQNIGFQIETIGKKVTTSRIPYTPTAGVPRININPEPPAKKSKV; this is encoded by the exons atgtTCCAGATCAACAGAATCTGCTGTATAGGAGCTGGCTATGTGGGAGGGCCAACCTGCAGTGTCATCGCCCACATGTGTCCAGAGATCCACGTGACAGTGGTCGACGTCAACGAATCACGGATCAACGCCTGGAACTCCGACACACTGCCCATATACgag ccAGGGTTGAAGGAGGTGGTGGAGTCATGCCGAGGGAAGAATCTCTTCTTCTCTACAGATATAGATTCTGCCATCAGAGATGCTGACCTCGTCTTTATTtca GTGAACACCCCCACTAAGACCTATGGGATGGGGAAGGGGCGTGCCGCCGACCTAAAGTACATAGAGGCCTGCGCTCGCCGCATCGTAGAGGTTTCCGACGGTTACAAGATCGTCACGGAGAAGAGCACGGTTCCTGTCCGAGCGGCTGAGAGCATCAGACGGATATTTGACTCCAACACCAAACCCAACCTCAACCTGCAG gtgctgTCCAACCCAGAGTTCCTGGCGGAGGGTACGGCGGTGCGCGACCTGAAGGAGCCAGACCgcgtcctgattggtggagacgAGACGGCGGAGGGTCAAAGGGCGATCAGGGCGCTGTGTGACGTCTACGAACGCTGGGTCCCCAAGACCCgcatcatcaccaccaacacctggtcctcagagctctctaaactg gcagcCAATGCGTTTCTAGCCCAGCGGATCAGCAGTATCAACAGTATCAGTGCTCTGTGTGAGTCAACGGGGGCTGATGTAGAGGAGGTGGCCCTCGCCATCGGGATGGACCAGAGGATAGGGAGCAAGTTCCTGAAGGCCAGCGTGG ggTTTGGTGGTAGTTGTTTCCAGAAGGATGTATTAAACCTGGTGTATCTGTGTGAAGCTCTCAACCTCCCCGAGGTTGCTTCCTACTGGCAACAG gtgatTGATATGAATGAGTACCAGCGCAGAAGGTTTGCGTGTCGGATCATTGACTGTCTATTTAACACAGTGACAGGGAAGAAGATCGCTCTGCTGGGATTCTCATTTAAGAAAGACACTGGAGATACCAG ggaGTCTTCTAGTATCTATATATCTAAGTACCTGATGGATGAGGGAGCCAAGCTCCACATCTACGACCCTAAAGTCCTGAAGGAACAGATCATCTTGGACCTCTCCCAACCACACATCTCTGAAGACCCTcatagag TGTCTGAGCTGGTCACCATATCAGTGGATCCCTACCAGGCCTGTCATGGGGCTCACGCTCTGGTCATCTGCACTGAGTGGGACACGTtcaag gagctggatTATGAGAGGATCTATGACCACATGTTGAAGCCAGCGTTTCTGTTTGACGGACGTCGGCTGTTGGACCAGCTTCACCCCAGCCTTCAGAACATTGGcttccag ATCGAGACCATCGGTAAGAAGGTGACGACTTCTCGTATTCCCTACACGCCCACGGCCGGAGTCCCTCGCATCAACATCAACCCTGAACCCCCGGCCAAGAAGAGCAAagtctga